Proteins encoded in a region of the Bacteroidetes bacterium GWF2_43_63 genome:
- a CDS encoding aldehyde:ferredoxin oxidoreductase: protein MAINIEDLKTNRKVIASFDYPITPANRGYTDKTLYVNVGTGEIKSKDVPAQVKEKFIGGKGYGLRLLWDAVTPNTKWNDPENEIIIAGGPICGITQYSGAGKSLVVSLSPQTHIPVDSNVGGFFGPFLKIAGYDALEVQGKAGKDVVVYIDAVNGHVEIFEDPGFEHDSHMLAEELTDLFANDDKDKKNIGIVSAGDAADHSLIGMLNFTFYDSKRKKIRLKQAGRGGIGTVLRDKKIRAIVAKVPGIGGNINNVVDMDAIMERGRKFNKEMRELDDSQCEMRKKGTAHLTHIMNDYDLLPVHNFKFGVHSEIGKIHGDVWMSYFTQGVPDGCWIGCNMSCAKGVDDFELKTGPYKSQKVIVDGPEYETTSSLGSIMGIFDPEWTIEANFYCDTYGICTISWGTIMGFVMECYELGILNKERTGGLDLNFGSKDDAMELLHQVARGEGFGLTAGKGVRVMKDMFIANGWGDAQLIEDIGMENKGLEYSQYISKESLAQQGGYAMTNKGPQHDEAWLIFMDMVNNQIPTFEKKAEALFYFPMFRTWFGLQGLCKLPWNDVEPADNAQTAEPGKVPEHVDNYVAIYKAVTGNDFSKEELIRQSERVYNFQRVFNIRMGKGLRKNDAQPYRACGPVTKEEYESRAERYDKQMKDLIGIDPEGKTTEEKMAITRNYREDRYEQLLDAVYSRRGWSKNGVPTVDHMKELGMDLPEVLEVIKPLQ, encoded by the coding sequence ACAGGTGAAAGAAAAATTCATCGGTGGTAAAGGCTACGGCCTTCGTCTGCTCTGGGACGCCGTTACCCCAAACACGAAATGGAATGATCCGGAAAATGAAATTATCATTGCCGGTGGACCTATTTGCGGCATTACTCAGTATAGTGGAGCTGGGAAATCGCTTGTAGTGTCCCTTTCACCGCAGACTCATATACCAGTCGACAGCAACGTAGGTGGATTTTTTGGTCCTTTCCTCAAAATCGCCGGTTACGATGCTCTTGAAGTTCAGGGAAAAGCCGGAAAAGATGTTGTAGTTTATATCGACGCCGTTAACGGCCATGTCGAGATATTCGAAGATCCAGGCTTTGAGCACGATTCACACATGCTGGCCGAAGAGCTTACCGATCTTTTCGCCAATGACGATAAAGACAAAAAAAATATTGGAATCGTTTCAGCCGGCGACGCTGCTGATCATTCTCTGATTGGAATGCTGAACTTTACATTCTACGATAGTAAGCGTAAGAAAATTCGTCTGAAACAAGCTGGTCGTGGTGGTATTGGAACAGTTCTCCGTGACAAAAAAATCCGCGCCATCGTTGCTAAAGTTCCTGGAATCGGTGGAAACATCAACAATGTGGTTGATATGGATGCCATCATGGAACGTGGCCGTAAGTTCAACAAAGAAATGCGTGAACTCGATGACAGCCAGTGCGAAATGCGCAAAAAAGGCACTGCCCACCTTACACATATCATGAATGATTATGATCTGCTTCCGGTGCATAATTTTAAATTCGGTGTCCACTCCGAAATTGGCAAAATCCACGGCGACGTCTGGATGAGCTATTTCACACAGGGTGTTCCCGACGGCTGCTGGATCGGCTGCAACATGAGCTGCGCCAAAGGCGTTGATGATTTCGAACTGAAAACCGGCCCGTACAAAAGCCAGAAAGTTATTGTCGACGGTCCTGAATATGAAACAACTTCTTCGCTGGGTTCCATCATGGGCATTTTTGATCCCGAATGGACCATCGAAGCCAATTTCTATTGCGACACTTACGGAATTTGCACCATCTCATGGGGAACCATCATGGGCTTTGTAATGGAATGCTATGAACTTGGTATTCTGAACAAAGAACGCACCGGAGGTCTTGACCTGAATTTCGGAAGCAAAGACGACGCAATGGAGCTCCTGCATCAGGTTGCCCGCGGCGAAGGCTTCGGATTGACAGCCGGCAAAGGCGTCCGCGTGATGAAAGATATGTTCATTGCCAATGGCTGGGGCGATGCTCAGCTGATCGAAGATATCGGAATGGAAAATAAAGGCCTGGAATACAGTCAGTATATTTCAAAAGAATCGCTGGCGCAGCAGGGCGGTTATGCAATGACCAACAAAGGTCCGCAGCACGACGAAGCATGGCTGATTTTCATGGACATGGTAAACAATCAGATCCCGACATTCGAGAAGAAAGCCGAAGCTTTGTTCTATTTCCCGATGTTCCGCACCTGGTTTGGTCTGCAGGGTCTCTGCAAATTGCCATGGAACGATGTTGAACCAGCCGACAATGCTCAAACCGCTGAGCCAGGTAAGGTTCCGGAACACGTTGACAACTATGTGGCCATCTACAAAGCGGTAACAGGAAACGATTTCAGCAAGGAAGAACTTATTCGTCAAAGCGAGCGCGTTTATAATTTCCAGCGTGTTTTCAACATTCGCATGGGTAAAGGACTTCGCAAGAACGATGCTCAGCCGTATCGCGCCTGTGGCCCGGTTACTAAAGAAGAATACGAAAGCCGCGCAGAACGTTACGACAAGCAGATGAAAGATCTCATCGGCATTGATCCGGAAGGAAAAACAACCGAAGAAAAAATGGCCATTACCCGCAATTACCGCGAAGACCGCTATGAGCAACTGCTCGATGCCGTTTATTCACGTCGCGGCTGGTCGAAAAATGGCGTTCCAACGGTTGATCACATGAAAGAG